The following proteins are co-located in the Pseudomonas fluorescens genome:
- a CDS encoding ABC transporter ATP-binding protein has protein sequence MNTNTEHTADTPEIFSLKNVNRVFGKGKDELQVLSGVDLSLHEGEIVGMLGRSGSGKSTLLRIIAGLIQPSSGDVRYNGAPLNGPAEGVAMVFQTFALFPWLTVLENVEAGLQALQVERKETRKRALAAIDLIGLDGFENAYPRELSGGMRQRVGFARGLVVNPTLLLMDEPFSALDVLTAETLRTDLLDLWSGKQLPIKSILIVTHNIEEAVLMCDRILVLSSNPGRVVAAINVPFPHPRNRLDPTFRQMVDDIYALMTDRRSADASRGLPELKMGSLLPEVSTNLMAGLIETLAAEPYNGHAGLPTVAERRLLEVDDLFPVAEMLEHLGFAELKGADITLTDAGKLFADYGTQERKTLFAEHLIRHVPLAARIHQVLLERSGHRAPRVRFEQELEDSMTEAFVEKTLESVVAWGRYAEIFSYDDHTETFSLDDVEGSM, from the coding sequence ATGAATACCAACACTGAACACACTGCTGATACCCCCGAAATCTTCTCGCTGAAAAACGTGAATCGGGTGTTCGGCAAAGGTAAAGACGAACTGCAGGTGCTCAGCGGCGTGGACCTGAGCCTGCACGAGGGTGAAATCGTCGGCATGCTCGGCCGCTCGGGCTCGGGCAAGTCCACACTGCTGCGGATTATCGCCGGGTTGATTCAACCGTCATCGGGCGACGTCCGCTACAACGGCGCGCCGCTGAACGGCCCGGCCGAAGGCGTGGCCATGGTATTCCAGACGTTTGCGCTGTTCCCCTGGCTGACCGTACTGGAAAACGTGGAAGCCGGCCTGCAAGCCCTGCAGGTCGAGCGCAAGGAAACCCGCAAGCGCGCACTGGCGGCCATCGACTTGATCGGCCTGGACGGTTTTGAAAACGCCTACCCGCGTGAGTTGTCCGGCGGCATGCGCCAGCGAGTGGGGTTTGCCCGTGGCCTGGTGGTCAACCCGACCCTGCTGCTGATGGACGAACCGTTCTCCGCCCTGGACGTGCTGACCGCCGAAACCCTGCGCACTGACTTGCTCGACCTGTGGAGCGGCAAACAACTGCCGATCAAGTCGATCCTGATCGTGACCCACAACATCGAAGAAGCCGTGTTGATGTGCGACCGCATCCTGGTGCTGTCGTCCAACCCCGGTCGCGTGGTCGCAGCCATCAACGTACCGTTCCCGCACCCGCGCAACCGGCTGGACCCGACCTTTCGGCAAATGGTCGACGACATCTATGCGCTGATGACTGACCGGCGCAGCGCCGACGCCAGCCGAGGCCTGCCGGAACTGAAAATGGGCAGCCTGTTGCCGGAAGTGTCGACCAACCTGATGGCCGGCCTGATCGAAACCCTCGCCGCCGAGCCTTACAACGGGCATGCCGGCTTACCGACCGTAGCCGAGCGGCGCTTGCTGGAAGTCGACGATCTGTTCCCGGTAGCGGAGATGCTTGAGCATTTGGGCTTTGCCGAGCTCAAAGGCGCCGACATTACCCTGACCGATGCCGGCAAATTGTTCGCCGACTATGGCACCCAGGAACGCAAAACCCTGTTCGCCGAGCATTTGATCCGGCACGTGCCATTGGCCGCACGCATTCATCAGGTGTTGCTTGAGCGCAGCGGGCACCGGGCGCCACGGGTGCGCTTCGAGCAGGAATTGGAAGACTCAATGACCGAAGCGTTTGTCGAGAAAACCCTGGAAAGCGTGGTGGCGTGGGGGCGCTATGCGGAGATTTTCTCCTATGACGACCACACCGAGACGTTCAGCCTGGATGATGTGGAAGGCAGTATGTAG
- a CDS encoding serine O-acetyltransferase — protein sequence MGGFIDMQQLHDELLTHLIKTLTPTQMKQLEPHLAPLIQNAAQAVAEDLIAYAYRDPASRGRGELILESYASFKAVLFYRLAHLVWNFPDQTNGLFSRIALKLSNQGKVLSGAEIHPAARIGRRFVLDHGYGTVIGETCEIGNDCYILCGVTLGARGIANNPDGKRHPRLGNNVEVGAGARVLGYVLIGDNVFISPSCVITQDVPAGTKVKVVNQIQLQKNAESDHSNYLGAFALDERLHVVGEVSASHKVTVLDADFHPLQGLMLEATVKERHHLQFRLRRLDVGDHLPRLPLNLKVCGPEFEITLLSPPGLSAMVRHLLQASPLIVGG from the coding sequence ATGGGGGGCTTTATCGACATGCAACAGCTGCACGATGAGTTGCTTACCCACCTCATCAAGACCCTGACGCCTACGCAGATGAAGCAGTTGGAACCGCACCTGGCGCCGCTGATCCAGAACGCCGCGCAGGCCGTGGCCGAAGACTTGATCGCCTATGCCTATCGCGACCCGGCTTCCCGAGGGCGCGGCGAGTTGATCCTGGAGTCCTACGCCTCGTTCAAGGCCGTGCTGTTCTACCGGCTTGCGCACCTGGTGTGGAATTTTCCCGACCAGACTAACGGTCTGTTTTCGCGCATCGCCCTCAAGCTCAGCAACCAGGGCAAAGTGCTCTCCGGCGCCGAGATTCACCCCGCCGCACGCATCGGCCGGCGCTTCGTACTTGACCATGGCTACGGCACGGTGATCGGCGAAACCTGCGAGATCGGCAACGACTGCTACATCCTCTGCGGCGTGACATTGGGCGCACGGGGTATCGCCAATAACCCGGACGGCAAGCGTCACCCGCGCCTGGGCAACAATGTCGAGGTGGGCGCTGGCGCACGCGTGCTCGGCTATGTGCTGATCGGCGACAACGTGTTTATCAGCCCTTCATGCGTGATTACCCAGGATGTGCCGGCGGGCACCAAGGTCAAGGTGGTCAATCAGATTCAGCTGCAGAAAAACGCTGAATCGGACCACAGCAACTACCTCGGTGCGTTCGCCCTGGATGAGCGTTTACACGTGGTCGGTGAGGTCAGTGCCAGCCACAAGGTCACGGTACTGGATGCCGACTTTCACCCCCTTCAAGGGTTGATGCTGGAGGCCACGGTGAAAGAGCGTCATCACCTGCAATTTCGCCTGCGTCGCCTCGATGTCGGCGACCACCTGCCGCGACTGCCACTGAACCTGAAAGTCTGCGGGCCCGAATTTGAAATCACCCTGCTCTCCCCTCCTGGCTTGAGCGCAATGGTGCGCCACCTGCTGCAAGCCAGCCCATTGATCGTCGGAGGTTGA
- a CDS encoding PLP-dependent cysteine synthase family protein, which yields MLHNSILDVIGQTPIVRLEQFSEDLGIEVYAKLESLNPGGSHKARIALGMILDAERRGVLIRDSGQTIIEPSGGNTGIGLVMAGNVLGYKVVLVIPDNYSPEKQKLLRLYGAKVVLSDSRLGNNSHGEKCMELQLENPSFVMLNQQRNGANPQTHRDTTAPEIIRAFGEQRVDYFVSGIGTGGHITGIGETLKAAWPAIRVMGVEPEECDLLKNRHAPHHIQGLSIGLIPSILNVEVLDGMLKVSHQACIDMMKRIMRTDAISLGLSSAANMVAIAQLAPELPPETVVLTMVYDNADSYLPNFE from the coding sequence ATGTTGCATAACTCAATACTCGACGTGATCGGCCAAACGCCCATCGTGCGCCTGGAGCAGTTTTCCGAGGACCTCGGCATCGAGGTCTACGCCAAGCTGGAATCACTCAACCCCGGCGGCAGTCACAAGGCGCGCATCGCCTTGGGCATGATCCTCGACGCCGAACGGCGCGGCGTGCTGATCCGCGATTCCGGGCAAACCATTATCGAACCCAGCGGCGGCAACACCGGCATCGGCCTGGTGATGGCAGGCAATGTACTGGGCTACAAAGTGGTACTGGTGATCCCCGACAACTACAGCCCGGAAAAACAGAAACTGCTGCGTCTCTACGGCGCCAAGGTCGTGCTGTCGGACAGCCGTTTGGGCAATAACTCCCATGGCGAAAAGTGCATGGAGCTGCAGCTGGAAAACCCCAGCTTCGTGATGCTCAACCAGCAACGCAACGGTGCCAACCCACAAACCCATCGGGATACCACCGCGCCGGAAATCATCCGCGCCTTCGGTGAGCAGCGCGTTGACTATTTCGTCAGCGGTATCGGCACCGGTGGCCACATCACTGGCATCGGCGAAACCCTCAAAGCCGCATGGCCGGCGATCCGGGTGATGGGCGTTGAGCCGGAGGAATGCGACCTGCTGAAAAACCGGCACGCGCCACACCATATTCAGGGCCTGTCGATTGGCCTGATCCCAAGCATCCTCAATGTCGAGGTGCTGGACGGCATGCTCAAGGTATCGCACCAGGCGTGCATCGACATGATGAAACGCATCATGCGCACCGACGCCATCAGCCTTGGGTTGTCCTCAGCTGCCAACATGGTTGCCATCGCTCAGCTTGCCCCCGAACTTCCGCCCGAAACGGTTGTGTTGACCATGGTCTACGACAATGCTGACAGCTACCTGCCCAATTTCGAGTAA
- the moeB gene encoding molybdopterin-synthase adenylyltransferase MoeB, whose translation MDVLRPTALEQIYAHASRSYPEECCGFVFADGSVYLGSNIQNELHHKNPEMYPRSAANGYTFSVADTLLLNKAFRSDNPVVVIYHSHPDVGAYFSDEDQDKALFLGEPIYPVSYLVVDVCQGQALGSKLFAWDGKHFALQPFNDLHTELSMNAVSFPDILVRVAKLPEATLEGTGSTLREVIENLCSSHPQLRPHLFHEKNNQLKEHFLFTAEEELIGADDPLPEKARIEVLLATSGGMDVDALSNEEVQRYVRHITLPGVGREGQLNLKKAKVLIIGTGGLGSPISLYLAAAGIGTLGLVDFDVVESSNLQRQIVHGNSTLGMPKVESAKQRLQDLNRHIQINAHNTALNADNALDLVGAYDLVIDGTDNFDTRYLVNDACVQLGKPLVYGAIYRFDGQISVLNYKGGPCYRCLFPTAPPAELAPNCSAGGVIGVLPGVVGIIQATEAIKLLIGIGEPLSGRLMRFDALAMKFSEIRFKRRADCPCCSELRHSEAVAPAVCADALPSQPSLAEERYIKPRVLKQLLEHPRSADVLLDVRDASELEVCKLPGVVHIPLAELDGQLDSLSRDNTHYLICYAGTRAEQAASTLLAAGFANTKVLQGGMKHWVRDVEPDMPLY comes from the coding sequence ATGGATGTCCTCCGCCCGACCGCCCTGGAACAGATCTACGCCCACGCCAGCCGCAGCTACCCCGAAGAGTGCTGTGGTTTTGTCTTCGCCGACGGCAGTGTGTACCTGGGCAGCAATATCCAGAATGAGCTGCACCACAAGAACCCCGAGATGTACCCGCGCAGCGCGGCCAATGGCTACACCTTTTCCGTGGCCGACACGCTGCTGCTGAACAAGGCGTTTCGCAGCGATAACCCGGTGGTGGTGATCTACCACTCCCACCCGGACGTCGGTGCCTATTTCAGTGACGAAGACCAGGACAAGGCGCTGTTCCTGGGTGAGCCGATCTACCCCGTCAGCTACCTGGTGGTGGACGTTTGCCAGGGCCAGGCCCTGGGCTCAAAGCTGTTTGCCTGGGATGGCAAGCATTTCGCACTTCAACCTTTCAACGACCTGCACACGGAGTTGTCCATGAACGCTGTCTCTTTCCCCGATATTCTGGTTCGCGTGGCCAAGCTGCCGGAAGCGACCCTTGAGGGCACTGGATCGACATTGCGCGAAGTCATTGAAAACCTCTGCAGCAGCCACCCACAGCTGCGCCCGCACCTGTTTCATGAAAAAAACAACCAGCTCAAGGAACACTTTCTGTTCACCGCTGAAGAAGAACTGATCGGCGCAGACGACCCCTTGCCGGAAAAAGCCAGGATCGAAGTGCTGCTCGCGACCTCCGGCGGCATGGATGTCGACGCGCTGAGCAATGAAGAAGTGCAGCGTTACGTGCGCCACATCACGCTGCCAGGCGTCGGTCGCGAAGGTCAGTTGAACCTCAAAAAAGCCAAGGTGTTGATCATCGGCACCGGTGGCCTGGGCTCACCCATCAGCCTTTACCTGGCGGCAGCCGGCATCGGCACACTGGGCCTGGTGGATTTCGATGTGGTGGAAAGCAGCAACCTGCAACGCCAGATCGTCCACGGCAACAGCACACTGGGTATGCCCAAGGTCGAGTCCGCCAAGCAACGCCTGCAGGACCTCAACCGGCATATTCAGATCAACGCCCACAACACGGCCCTGAATGCCGACAACGCGCTGGATCTGGTGGGCGCCTACGATCTGGTGATCGACGGCACCGACAATTTCGACACGCGCTACCTGGTCAACGACGCTTGCGTGCAGTTGGGCAAACCCTTGGTGTATGGCGCTATCTATCGTTTCGATGGGCAGATCAGCGTGCTCAACTACAAAGGCGGGCCGTGCTACCGCTGCCTGTTCCCCACAGCCCCGCCCGCAGAACTGGCCCCCAACTGCAGCGCCGGCGGCGTCATCGGTGTACTGCCGGGCGTGGTCGGGATAATTCAGGCCACCGAAGCCATCAAGTTGCTGATCGGCATCGGCGAACCGCTGTCCGGCCGCTTGATGCGCTTTGATGCACTGGCAATGAAATTCAGCGAAATCCGCTTCAAGCGTCGCGCCGATTGCCCATGCTGCTCGGAACTGCGTCACAGCGAAGCGGTGGCACCGGCGGTTTGCGCGGACGCCCTGCCCAGCCAACCGTCCCTGGCCGAAGAGCGCTACATCAAGCCGCGCGTACTCAAGCAACTGCTCGAACACCCGCGCAGCGCGGATGTGCTGCTGGATGTGCGCGACGCCAGCGAACTGGAAGTGTGCAAATTGCCGGGCGTTGTACACATCCCCCTCGCTGAACTGGATGGGCAACTCGACAGCCTCAGCCGGGACAACACCCATTACCTGATCTGCTACGCAGGGACCCGCGCCGAGCAAGCGGCCAGCACCTTGCTTGCGGCCGGTTTCGCCAATACCAAAGTCCTGCAGGGCGGCATGAAGCACTGGGTTCGCGACGTCGAACCCGATATGCCTTTGTACTGA
- a CDS encoding alanyl-tRNA editing protein, protein MSVHTMETLALFDSAPYQNAFSARVIAVSEHGIALEHTLFYPTGGGQPGDTGHLTLADGTRVEVIGTVRDPVLRSIIWHQVEHCPEQLTAGVQVDAGLDWQRRYQHMKMHTCLHLLCSIIDAPVTGCSISADKGRLDFDLPEMTLDKDSITRDLNALIEQAHEVKTLSMPASEYSTLLQITRTQAVAPPVIQGSVRVIEIAGIDIQPCGGTHVINTEEIGRVFCEKIEKKSKHNRRVILRFE, encoded by the coding sequence ATGTCCGTGCACACCATGGAAACCCTGGCGCTGTTTGACAGTGCCCCCTATCAGAACGCCTTCAGCGCGCGGGTAATTGCCGTCAGCGAACACGGTATCGCGCTGGAGCACACGCTGTTCTACCCCACCGGTGGCGGGCAACCGGGCGATACCGGGCACCTGACCCTGGCCGATGGCACGCGGGTCGAGGTGATCGGCACCGTGCGCGACCCGGTGCTGCGCTCGATCATCTGGCACCAGGTCGAACACTGCCCCGAGCAATTGACAGCCGGGGTGCAAGTGGACGCAGGCCTGGACTGGCAGCGGCGTTACCAGCACATGAAAATGCACACCTGCCTGCACTTGCTGTGCTCGATCATCGATGCACCGGTCACTGGTTGCAGCATCAGCGCAGACAAAGGTCGCCTGGATTTCGACCTGCCGGAAATGACCCTCGACAAAGACAGCATCACCCGCGACCTCAATGCCTTGATCGAACAGGCCCATGAGGTGAAAACCCTGTCGATGCCCGCCTCCGAATATTCGACCCTGCTCCAAATCACCCGCACCCAGGCGGTGGCACCACCGGTCATCCAGGGTTCGGTCCGCGTGATCGAGATCGCCGGTATCGACATCCAGCCGTGCGGTGGCACGCACGTGATCAACACTGAAGAAATCGGCCGGGTGTTCTGCGAAAAAATCGAGAAAAAGAGCAAGCACAATCGCCGGGTGATCCTGCGCTTTGAGTGA
- the prpF gene encoding 2-methylaconitate cis-trans isomerase PrpF, with translation MAHAAQIKIPATYMRGGTSKGVFFSLNDLPEAAQVPGAARDALLLRVIGSPDPYDKQIDGMGGATSSTSKTVILAKSTRAEHDVDYLFGQVSIDKPFVDWSGNCGNLSAAVGSFAISAGLVDPARVPHNGVAVVRVWQANIGKTIIAHVPITDGAVQETGDFELDGVTFPAAEVQLEFMDPAAEEEGGGGSMFPTGNLVDDLEVPGVGTFKATLINAGIPTIFINAEDLGYTGTELQGAINSDPKALAMFETVRAYGALRMGLIKHLDEAAQRQHTPKVAFVAKPADYVASSGKAINAGDVDLLVRALSMGKLHHAMMGTAAVAIGTAAAISGTLVNLAAGGVERNAVRFGHPSGTLRVGAEASQVNGEWVVKKAIMSRSARVLMEGFVRVPGDAF, from the coding sequence ATGGCACACGCAGCGCAAATCAAGATCCCCGCCACCTATATGCGTGGCGGCACCAGCAAGGGCGTGTTTTTCAGCCTCAACGACCTGCCCGAAGCGGCGCAGGTGCCGGGTGCCGCTCGCGATGCCCTGCTGTTGCGGGTGATTGGCAGCCCCGATCCCTACGACAAGCAGATTGACGGCATGGGCGGTGCTACCTCCAGCACCAGCAAAACCGTGATCCTGGCCAAAAGCACCCGCGCCGAGCACGACGTGGACTACCTGTTTGGCCAGGTCTCCATCGACAAGCCCTTTGTCGACTGGAGCGGCAACTGCGGCAACCTCTCGGCGGCGGTGGGCTCTTTCGCCATCAGCGCCGGGTTGGTCGACCCCGCCCGCGTGCCGCACAACGGTGTAGCGGTGGTGCGGGTGTGGCAGGCCAATATTGGCAAGACCATCATCGCCCATGTGCCGATCACCGACGGCGCGGTGCAGGAAACCGGCGACTTCGAACTTGACGGCGTGACCTTTCCGGCCGCCGAAGTGCAGCTCGAATTCATGGACCCGGCGGCCGAAGAAGAGGGCGGCGGCGGCTCGATGTTCCCCACCGGCAACCTGGTCGATGACTTGGAAGTACCGGGGGTCGGCACCTTCAAAGCGACGCTGATCAACGCGGGCATCCCGACGATTTTCATCAACGCCGAAGACCTTGGCTACACCGGCACCGAGCTGCAGGGCGCGATCAACAGCGACCCCAAAGCCCTGGCGATGTTCGAAACCGTGCGCGCCTATGGCGCCTTGCGCATGGGCCTGATCAAACACCTCGACGAAGCCGCCCAGCGCCAGCACACGCCGAAGGTCGCGTTTGTGGCCAAGCCTGCGGATTACGTGGCGTCCAGTGGCAAGGCAATCAACGCCGGTGATGTCGACTTGCTGGTGCGTGCGCTGTCGATGGGTAAGTTGCACCACGCGATGATGGGCACGGCAGCCGTGGCGATCGGCACGGCGGCGGCAATTTCCGGCACGCTGGTCAACCTGGCCGCCGGCGGTGTTGAGCGTAACGCCGTGCGCTTCGGGCACCCGTCCGGCACCTTGCGCGTCGGCGCTGAAGCCAGCCAGGTGAACGGTGAATGGGTGGTGAAAAAAGCCATCATGAGCCGCAGTGCGCGAGTCCTGATGGAAGGTTTCGTGCGCGTGCCCGGCGACGCCTTTTAA
- the prpD gene encoding 2-methylcitrate dehydratase, translating into MSANVDQNHHPDYDQVLQDIADYVLNYRIDSRDALDTARNCLMDTLGCGLLALRFPECTKHLGPIVEGTVVPFGARVPGTSFRLDPVKAAWDIGCIVRWLDYNDTWLAAEWGHPSDNLGGILAVADHLSQQRVANGDAPLTVRAVLEAMIMAHEIQGVIALENSFNRVGLDHVLLVKVASTAVTAKLMGADREQLLAALSHAFVDGQALRTYRHAPNAGSRKSWAAGDASSRGVRLADIALRGEMGIPGVLSAPQWGFYDVLFSHTNNDLALKPEDKRAFSLSQPYGTYVMENVLFKISFPAEFHAQTACEAAVTLHPLVKHRLHEIERIEITTHESAIRIISKVGPLANAADRDHCLQYMTAVPLAFGNLVAEQYEDEFHAAHPIIDELRQKMVIVEDPRYSPEYLEADKRSIANAVQVFFNDGSSTAQVAVEYPIGHRRRRVDGIPLLEDKFKANLATRFTAQRSAQIFALCKDQARLEATPVNRFVDFFVI; encoded by the coding sequence ATGAGCGCCAACGTCGACCAGAACCACCATCCCGACTACGACCAGGTCCTGCAGGACATCGCCGATTATGTCCTCAATTACCGGATTGATTCCCGGGACGCCTTGGACACTGCCCGCAACTGCCTGATGGACACCCTCGGTTGCGGCCTTTTGGCCCTGCGCTTCCCCGAGTGCACCAAGCACCTGGGGCCGATCGTGGAGGGCACGGTGGTGCCGTTCGGCGCGCGCGTGCCGGGCACGTCGTTTCGGCTGGACCCGGTCAAAGCCGCCTGGGACATTGGCTGCATCGTGCGTTGGCTCGACTACAACGACACCTGGCTCGCCGCCGAGTGGGGCCACCCTTCGGATAACCTCGGGGGCATTCTTGCCGTGGCCGACCACCTTTCACAACAGCGCGTGGCCAATGGCGACGCGCCGCTGACCGTGCGCGCGGTGCTGGAAGCGATGATCATGGCCCACGAGATCCAGGGCGTGATTGCCCTGGAAAACTCTTTCAACCGCGTCGGCCTCGATCATGTGCTGCTGGTGAAAGTCGCCTCTACTGCTGTCACCGCCAAGTTGATGGGCGCTGACCGTGAGCAACTGCTCGCCGCCTTGTCCCACGCCTTTGTCGATGGGCAGGCGCTGCGCACCTACCGCCACGCGCCCAATGCCGGTTCGCGCAAATCCTGGGCAGCGGGGGATGCCTCAAGCCGTGGCGTGCGCCTGGCGGATATCGCGCTGCGTGGCGAGATGGGCATCCCCGGGGTGTTGAGCGCGCCGCAGTGGGGCTTTTACGACGTGCTGTTCAGCCACACCAACAACGACCTGGCGCTCAAGCCGGAGGACAAACGGGCATTCAGCCTGTCACAGCCTTACGGCACCTATGTGATGGAAAACGTGCTGTTCAAGATCAGCTTCCCCGCCGAGTTTCACGCGCAAACGGCCTGCGAGGCGGCGGTGACGTTGCACCCGTTGGTCAAGCATCGCCTGCATGAAATCGAACGCATCGAGATCACCACCCACGAGTCGGCGATTCGCATCATCTCCAAGGTCGGCCCATTGGCCAACGCCGCCGATCGCGACCACTGCCTGCAATACATGACCGCGGTGCCCCTGGCCTTCGGCAATCTGGTGGCCGAGCAGTACGAGGATGAGTTTCATGCGGCTCATCCGATCATTGATGAGCTGCGCCAGAAGATGGTCATTGTCGAAGACCCGCGCTACAGCCCCGAATACCTGGAGGCGGACAAGCGCTCCATCGCCAACGCGGTGCAGGTGTTTTTCAACGACGGCTCCAGCACCGCGCAGGTGGCGGTGGAATACCCGATTGGCCATCGTCGGCGTCGGGTGGATGGCATTCCGTTGCTGGAAGACAAGTTCAAAGCCAATTTGGCCACGCGGTTTACCGCGCAGCGCAGTGCGCAGATTTTTGCGTTGTGCAAGGATCAGGCACGGCTGGAGGCCACGCCTGTGAACCGTTTCGTTGATTTTTTTGTAATCTAA
- a CDS encoding ABC transporter permease, translating into MKKVFRHYLPASTLRLLPNRWDLVALPLVVGFLLFLSIGARETWAPIATLQSEVISLDPANLPEYAMRTTLRMLAAMVASLIFTLLYGTLAAKSRRAEKLLVPVLDILQSVPVLGYISFTVTFFLLMFPGRVLGAEFAAIFAIFTSQAWNMTFSFYQSLRMLPHDLVEVSTNLRLSGWQKFWKLDVPFAMPGLVWNMMMSMSGGWFFVVASEAITVGDKTITLPGVGSYLALAIAQKDLHAVGYVILAMIVVILIYDQFLFRPLVAWADKFRMETTASQGAAPQSWLLNLIQRTRIVQRILRPITRTVSRIGNKRFSLAGGALKALPAETPAASKVIDWVWGSLIALMAAYALYHIVQYVGTEVTLAEVGHVFVLGLITLLRVAGLILIASLIWVPLGVMIGLRPSLAEKIQPLAQFLAAFPANLLFPVFVIVILHYKLNPDIWLSPLIVLGTQWYILFNVIAGATAFPNDFKEVAANFRIRGWLWWRKVMLPGIFPYYVTGAITASGGAWNASIVSEYVSWGQDNVVAHGLGSYIAQTTAAGDFPKIALGVVVMSIFVVAFNRAVWRPMYAMAENKLRLN; encoded by the coding sequence ATGAAAAAAGTATTCCGTCACTACCTACCAGCCTCAACGCTGCGTCTGCTGCCCAACCGTTGGGATTTGGTCGCACTGCCTCTGGTAGTCGGCTTTTTGCTGTTTCTGTCCATCGGCGCCCGGGAAACCTGGGCCCCCATCGCCACGTTACAGAGTGAGGTCATCTCCCTCGACCCGGCCAACCTGCCGGAATACGCGATGCGCACCACCTTGCGCATGCTCGCGGCGATGGTGGCATCGCTGATTTTCACGCTGTTGTACGGCACCCTGGCCGCCAAAAGCCGACGCGCCGAAAAACTGCTGGTGCCGGTGCTCGACATTCTGCAATCGGTGCCGGTACTCGGTTACATCTCGTTTACCGTGACGTTCTTCCTGCTGATGTTTCCAGGGCGCGTGCTGGGGGCCGAGTTCGCGGCGATCTTTGCGATCTTTACCAGCCAGGCCTGGAACATGACGTTCAGCTTTTACCAGTCGCTGCGCATGCTGCCCCATGACCTGGTGGAAGTGTCCACCAACCTGCGGCTCTCCGGCTGGCAGAAGTTCTGGAAACTCGACGTGCCCTTCGCCATGCCCGGGCTGGTGTGGAACATGATGATGAGCATGTCCGGCGGTTGGTTTTTCGTGGTTGCTTCTGAAGCCATCACCGTCGGCGACAAAACCATCACGCTGCCGGGCGTGGGCTCATACCTGGCCTTGGCCATTGCCCAGAAAGACCTGCATGCGGTGGGGTATGTGATCCTGGCGATGATTGTGGTGATCCTGATCTACGACCAGTTCCTGTTCCGCCCACTGGTAGCCTGGGCCGACAAATTCCGCATGGAAACCACCGCCTCCCAGGGCGCCGCCCCCCAATCCTGGCTGCTGAACCTCATCCAGCGCACCCGCATTGTCCAGCGCATCCTGCGCCCTATCACCCGCACAGTCAGTCGCATCGGCAACAAGCGCTTCAGCCTCGCGGGCGGTGCGCTCAAGGCCTTGCCGGCAGAGACACCGGCGGCGTCAAAGGTGATCGATTGGGTGTGGGGCTCACTGATAGCGCTGATGGCGGCGTATGCGCTGTACCACATCGTGCAGTACGTCGGCACCGAGGTGACGCTCGCCGAAGTCGGCCATGTGTTTGTACTGGGCCTTATCACCCTGCTGCGAGTGGCCGGGCTGATTCTGATCGCCTCGCTGATCTGGGTGCCGTTGGGCGTGATGATCGGCTTGCGTCCCAGCCTTGCGGAAAAAATCCAGCCCCTCGCGCAGTTCCTCGCGGCGTTCCCGGCGAACCTGCTGTTCCCGGTGTTCGTCATTGTGATCCTGCACTACAAGCTCAACCCGGACATCTGGCTGAGCCCGCTGATCGTGCTGGGCACCCAGTGGTACATCCTGTTCAACGTGATCGCCGGTGCCACCGCGTTCCCCAACGATTTCAAGGAAGTCGCCGCCAACTTCCGCATTCGCGGCTGGCTGTGGTGGCGCAAGGTGATGTTGCCGGGGATCTTTCCGTACTACGTCACCGGCGCGATTACCGCGTCCGGCGGTGCATGGAACGCCAGCATCGTGTCCGAGTATGTGTCCTGGGGCCAGGACAACGTGGTGGCTCACGGGCTGGGGTCCTACATTGCGCAGACCACCGCCGCCGGCGACTTCCCGAAGATCGCCCTGGGCGTCGTAGTGATGTCGATCTTTGTGGTGGCCTTCAACCGCGCGGTCTGGCGACCGATGTACGCCATGGCTGAAAACAAACTTCGCTTGAATTGA